The following is a genomic window from Fusarium oxysporum Fo47 chromosome IV, complete sequence.
CCAGGCGATCATCAAGAACAGTGGGGTCGACTCTGCAGCTGTTGTTCCGGACAGCTACATCGTCATGTACAAGTCCAATATGAAGTCTGGCAGCAAACAGAAGCACGAACATACCATCActtccaaggccaagactaAGGGCAAGGAGGGTGTTATTGAGAATATCAACTTTGGTGGTTTCCAAGGCTACATTGCTGAGATTCCAGCCTCAGAGCTCAAAGATGTTATCAACTCCGATCTAGTAAGCGCTTCTAACCTTGAGTTCTAATGAGATAGATACTAACTCTAGTGACTAGGTCGCTTATATTGAGAAGGATACTGTGGTTAATATCACTGCCGCTGCTGCCTTTCCCTTTGGCCCCCTAACCAAGCGCGCATACATCAACCAGCAACGAGCCCCTTGGGGTCTCGCTCGCATCTCACATGCACCTAATCCCAATTCCCCCGGCTTCGACTCAAGCTACTACTATGACACCACTGCCGGCGCCGGCACAAATGTATATATAATCGACACAGGCATTCGAATCACCCACAAGGAGTTCTCAGATGGCCGCGCCACCTGGGGTGCCAACTTTATCAGCGGCTCTCCCAATACGGACGAATATGGCCATGGCACTCACGTTGCCGGCACTATCGGCGGCAAAACCTACGGCGTGGCCAAGTCCTGTCAAATGCTTGCAGTTAAGGTGCTCGATAAGACCGGCTCTGGCACTATGGCTGGTGTAATCCAAGGCCTGCAGTGGACTGTCAAAAACGCCAAGGCCCGAGGTGTCACCAAAAAGGCTGTCATTAATATGTCCCTCGGGGGCTACTATACTGCCGCCGTCAATGTTGCCGTCAAGGCCGCTACTGATGCTGGTCTCACCGTTGTTGTCGCTGCTGGAAATTCAAATGACGACGCCTCATACTACTCACCCGCTTCTGCTCCATCCGCTATTACTGTCGGTGCTGTTGAAGCTTCTAACTACCGTACTGCGTGGTCTAATTATGGCTCCTTGGTTGATATCTTTGCGCCTGGTAGTGGTGTTCTCAGTTCGTGGCACCTTAGCGACTCCGGCAGCAGGTACCTTTCTGGCACGAGCATGGCCGCGCCCCATGttgctggtcttgctgcATATTTTATCTCGAAGGAGGGTATCCGAGGTTCTGCTGCTGTCACTCAACGTATCCTCAGCGCTGCTATTCCCAATGTTGTGTCTGACCCCAATGGCAGTAATAACCGCCTTGCCTATAATGCGGGTGGTGCATAGTCTATAGGCAACATACTCAAGAATAGGGTTCCATATAGCAGTGTCAAGCCAGAGCTGCGGCGAGATACTTAATAGTTCAATAAAGCTGTTTGGAAACACAATAGTTGTGTGAGTGCGAACGAGAACTTCAATAACGTGATTTGTATGGAAGTATCCCTGGCAATAACGATCCAGAGATGATAGATTCATGTTGACACTACTGAGAGCGTACTGGCCATCTTCGACCTGACCTTTTCATGCACCAATTGGCTTTACCATTCATGCCGACAGCAGGAAGACCACGTCGAGTTCAAATGATGGGTCAAGGTTTCCGCCCTGCTCTTAATTCCACGCAGCACCTTCAAGATCGGAGGGTGCAACAGGCGCAAGAGGCGGCCCCATTAAGGACGGCCAGGAGGATGAAACACCACATGCAAGAGAACTAACAAGACTTATTCCTATTGCATTCTTCGAACCTATTGCTCCGGGGGGGCAGGTGATGTAGGTTTGAATAGTCAAGGGATATGCTGTACAGATTCATAAGTAGCTTGTTTAATCCTTTGGATCAAATCAACTATCATCTCAAACGTAGCATTGCATTCTGGACTGATCTGTCGACTCTCAAGCTCCCAGGCCATTCGATCGCTTGAAGATTGGAACTCCGCATCACTCCTCCGGGGCGTTCGAGACTCATGTTGGTGGAATAGGTGTAGATTTGTGCCAAGTGCGTCTTGGGATGGACCCGCGGAACTTTCGATGAGTTTGGATAACAGTGGCAGAAGTACTACATTCACAGTTTGATTCTCCTTGTGTAACGTTTGAATGCCAAAATGCCACTCCTGAGTTTCAAAAATATCATGCCCCAGTTGGTGCAGTTGGTTAGCACATTGTCTTGGTCGACGGTTACCCCCTGTGGTGCCATACAAACTACTGCTGTTAGGCAAATACAAAGGCCACGAGTTCATATCTTGTACTGGGGATTTCCTTTTTGCATTTGTTGTCATATGACAGACATACTTTCATGGATGGATACTGTTTGCACTAGAACTCCTGTTACATTAACTGGCTACCACAAAGACTCCGACGCTAATTCAGATAGATGTTGTTTTACTTTATagaataagataaataataactCGCGTCCTTTGAGACAAAGCTTAGAATTGTTTCAATGTGGACGAATGTGAAGCGCCTCAGTGTGGTAGTGCACATCACAAACCGTCAGCGACACCAGTTCATTCTAACAAAAATAGCTTTGCTGTCTCATCCGCCTTTGATGCAGGCGAGTTCATTCTAGCATTTGTTAAAGTCAATTTGTGTTTATTTAGTGTCTTTCCACAGACGGTTTGTTGGATTGGAGTAGCTTGAAATATCAATTCTTGCCAACAGCAATTCAATCACCCGAAGGGAAAAAACAGCTAAAGCTTGGCCACCAAACTCTTCCTtgcttccttttctttgtctCGCAGCAATCTTCTGAGAATCTTGCCACTGGGACTCTTTGGGATTGTCTCGATAAACTCAACACCACCTCCAAGCCACTTGTATCTTTGCTTATGATCTTCAACATGTTTGCAGATTGCACGAGCAAGCGCTTCGTCAGGTTGTCCGCCACAAGCATTCGACTTGACGATGTATGCCTTGGGTATCTCGCCGGCCTTGTCGTTGGGTGTTTGGATAACAGCGCAGTCTGAGACGTATGGGTGTGAAAGGAGATGAGCTTCGAGCTCTGCTGGGGCAACTTGGTGACCCTGTGTACATATCAGCCGCTGTTTTTGGAACATCCAGTTTGGAAGGGTGGAAGTAGGCTTACGTTAACCTTGATAAGCTCTTTGAGTCTGTCCACCACTACGAGATGTTCGTTCCCAGAATGCGCTAGCCGAATGAGAACCTCATCGCCGGTCCGAATCCAGCGACCGTCCTTCCTCCAGATGAAAGTCTCAGATGTAGCCCGTTCGTTGTTCATATAACCCAAGACCAACGAAGGTGTCTGAACGAGTAGCTCGCCCGGCTTGTTGTACTCTGTGATCTCTTCGCCCGTCTCGATGTCGATAATCATGGCTTTAGTTGCGGGCACCAAAGAGCCTGAAGATCCAATGTCGATGTCGTCTTCGCTCGTGGTACAGACTACTGTACAGGTTTCAGTCAAACCTATGACTGTCAGTTTTGAGTCATGGGGAGGGGCTATGCCACAGGGTTGAGTACCGTAGCCTTGACCGACACGCCATTTCGGATACTGCCTTTTGACCTCTTCAACTACTTCCGAACCTAGAGGTGCAGCACCAGTATATAGCCAACGCACGGAGCTCAAGTCGTACTTGGCGCACAGGGCCTGGTTATGGATGATACGGATGATGATGGGCGGTACCTGCAGTGGTGAGATTTCGAATTGTAGGAGCAGGAGTGACAACTTACGACAAACATATGGGCGATCTTATATGTTTGAACAGCAACCAAAGCCTTCTCCAGATCGAACTCAGGTAGGACGACAACTTCGTCACCTCGAAAAGTGCTTGCAAAAGAAATAATGAGTAGTCCGTAAATATGGCTGAAAGGAAGGGCACCGAGGCATGCTTGCGTCTCGATTCCATCTTTCTTTCTTGAAACGCTCTCGTATGTCGTGAGTTGACGGACGTTGGCGATAACGTTTCTATGGGAGATCATAACTGCTTTCTGCCATCGGTGAGTGAGTCAACGTGTAACAGTACTCCTTTGCACTTACTGGAAGTCCAGACGTTCCGCTGGAGTAGCAGAGGAAGGCGACTTGCCTCGCACCTTGGCCTTTAACCCATTTTAGTGGTTCCAACTTTGGTAGGTCTGCGCCCTCTTtcacaagatcatcaaaTGTTGTGAAAGGCAGTTTTGAGTTGTCGTCTGGCGTAGCTAGAATGAATATGCGATCTTGAGGAATACCCACAGTCTTGGCTGCTTTGACGGCGATATCAAGGCGGCTAGCGCATGTGAAGAGCGCTTTGACCCCAGATGACCGCAGTTGATGTTCCAGGTCTGAAGCAGAGTGTGCAGCGCTCGCGGGTGTAATAATTCCGTTCAGTCGATGAATAGCTTGCGTAACTGTGAAGCTATCGATCTGCAAATCATCAGTTAACCCGTTGACAAAAACAAGCGCTTCTAGCCTACAGTATTGACAGAAAAGATGGAAACGACCTTGTCCCATTCAACACCTTCGTTTGGTGAAAAGTCGAGTCTTTTGGCGAGCGCACAGGCTAGGAAGTCGGCGCGCTGATGAGCTTCGGAAACGGAATATGTCCTTCCCGTGATACCGCAAGTAAATGGGTTTCTTGATTTGGCGATTGGGAGCCGGCCATAGGTCTCGCTTATCATGAAGTCGTGAAGCGAGATGGAGTCGGGAGGATCTGACAGAATGAGCACTATTTCTGTAGGAGGGTTGGTTGGTTCATACCAATTGGGAGCTTTGGCGCCCACGATGGAGGTGTGAAGACCATTTTCGTGTATTCTATGTATGTGAAACTGAGTTGTTGTGTTGTTTTGGATTCGCATCTCAGTGAGTGGGCCCGGAGGACGGTCTTTATACTAAGGTGTTCGGATCAGAACTCGTTGGGCGAAATATTTGCGGGGCTGCGACGGTAATTGCAAGCGGCAAAGGAATATGGGGTTATATCTAAATAATATCTGGGGTAAATAATCCTTTGTATGCATTAAAGGTATCTTTTCTAACTAACTGCCGGAGCTGTTGGAGTTCGGGTTTCCTGGATCCGAAGCCGATCCCCAGACCCGATATGCGATAGCTTCGGATCACAGAATCTCCTGGATGCGGAACATCAAAGTAAAGAATTTAAAAACTTCTAGTTCAAGAAGAGTTGATTACTTCATTATATGTGAAATTCAGTGATGTTTGATAAAATTCTATGAAGTTCTATTGAGACATGTTCTTGCTTCGTGACTGTTGAGCCGGTTTTTTCGTTTATACACCGAAGTCGAATTGGTTATCCTGTCATCTGTATTACCCTTCACTCTCCATTTACCTTGCTTCTCGATATCATTATTACTGTCTAGCTGTTGAAATACGAACAGTTGTTTCGTTCTTGACCATGATTCCGCCAAAGGGCGAACCAGTGTTGAACTCTTCTGAGCCATGATCATGGGCACAACCAGTGACGGTTGAAACGTTTCCTCGGTATCGATCCATAGCATGACTCTCAAAGTCAGACAATGAGCCTCGACCGCCCTGATCGGAATCGGCAAGTTGATGAGTGGAGCTTGACTCGTCgttgtctttgttgttgGGAAGGGTTGACAGTCGAATCGTGTTCTTGGTCTGACTACGGCCGTAGCTGGGTCCGTAGCTGTTGGAACCGGAGCCGATGGTCGATGTCGGGTTGGTGCAAGTGAAGAGGTATAGGATGGCGGGGCGGACGGTAGGCAGGCAGGCTAAGAAACGTTAGCAACGGCTAGGGGAGCAAGATTCAATACATACTTGATACAGTGACAAGATTCACTTCAACAGAAGCCCAGACTACAATGGTGACCAAGTTCCAGGTTAGATCCTCTGACGTGGCATCGAACTGGGTTGAGGCCACGATGATAACCATGGCTGAAGCGCAAATGCTGCAGGAGTTAGCAAAGATCACGCTGCGGTAGCGTCGTCACTTACACAATACCAAACACAAACATGAGCATGATACCGACCTTCTGAAAGAAAGGCAACTGTAACTTGCGAATCTGAAGAATCGGCAGGGCAATGATTGCTATATCGAGCATAACGTGGACCAGGATAGTACCGaaaaagaacttcttatcCTCAATGGCGCAAGAGCCTCCAGCAGAGGGATCCCAGAAGCGCTGCACGGGGATACAATGGAAGATACCCATGAATGTCTGCTAACGTTAGAGCCTCTCTTCAAGCATATGGCTTCGGGGCATACTCACTCGAATGATAATCCATATCAGTGAACAGCAGGCCAAGATCTGAATtggaagcttgatgttggtgaCTCGGAACATGCGCCAGTAAAAGCTCAAGATCGATCCTTTGGCGCAAAAGAGAGCAGTAGCGTAGAACAATTCGGCAACGTAGAGGATGAGACTGTTGTGCATCAATATTTCCGCCTTGGTCCCGCGACCATGAATGTCGTTGATGTGAAGTCCAAGTCCGGCATCTTTGATCCCTGGTCGAGGTTAGATTCGGTCGTATCGAATATCGTGATTTGGACGTACAGATAGGAATGATCACTACCCAAGCGATAGCTacagccttgatgaagttAGTATAATGCTCAAAAGTTAATGGCATGTAGAGTCGTCGACTTACATAGCAACCAATCGCAAACCAATCATCCCACCAGAACTCAATTCTCGTAAGTCGTCGACTCAATAACCGCAACCCGATAAAAACCGTCGCAGCCCCAAACGTAATGAATTCAGAAATCCATAAATCAATCTGCTTCGACTCCCTCGGCGTCGTCTCCATCTTGTAATGGGCAAATCGATATCGCAACCTCTGTCGTCAAGATTCAGAAGTCAAAAACCacaaaagaagagaaataaaaGAGGCGCATCAAATAGATTAGCGAACCGCCCGCTGAGGGGATCGTGCTATGATATACGACCACTGCTCCCGCGGCAAATCATGGATCAAGGATCGACACGTACGTGCATTAGCGGAGGAATCCACAGATGTTTTGGAACGTTATGAACTAGACTTGTGAGATAAGAACTAACTAGGGCAAGATATGTTCTATGCAGATCCAACGGTCGGCGTTATACTAAGAATCGGCATATGACATGCTATCATTCACTACCTATATAACTGGATGGCAGCTGAGCACACGAGTCGTCGGTTGCCAGCGGTGAACGGCATTTCCTTACCCTGGTTTTTCAAGGATATGGGATTTGGGATTTCTTCAGTGCCGATCTTTTTGTGGGCTTCTTGTTCCCCGAGTGGTGAGATTGTATGTAAATGCCCCTGGCGATAGTTGGGCTTCTTCAAGGATTCATCTGGGAGGGCCTCACGGAAGATGGGGCATCCGGTTGCATCGTGGAGAATACGAGAATGATGAATACAAAGAAATTATAATTCACTTCATGAGGACGCTGTTCTAGAAGATGTCTGGAAGTTTGAGATAGACATGACATCTACGAGTAAACTAACGGCCGCCACTAGAATCCATTGTCTGTGCAATTCAACGGCATCCAAACTCTGTACAGCTTTCACTACTCCACATTGGGTGTCGTCAGCTCAAACTAAACAAGGCTGCTTTTAATTTGCGCATCTACGGTTGGTCCGCTGAAACCCGACGGGCACTACGAGTCATTAACGAGACTAGATCTACGGCTACTATTTCTGGTGAACCAATCGGATTAATTCTATATCGTCGATCATCTTCAAACAGAGACAGTCCCTCCGAAAGGATGGGTATCGATGTGTCTTGACTTTCATCGGTATTTGAATTAGAGTTTGGAAAATGGAGTCTTGAAATGAACGTTGTGGACCTTTATGGAGACGGGGAGAGCGGTTCGCTTCGGGGTTTAGGGATGATGCTTGAATATGCGGGTTCTCCCTGTTATGAATGCATATTTCTTGGTCTCGAAACATTAGGGCAAAGCTTGGACTTGGGAGTGACCTCCATAACAGCCTTGCTTAGCTttttagtaataagtaaTTTGGATATTTCAATATGTCATGGATGCGATGCCTTCGTTCTGGCCTAGGTATTAGGTCTTACCGTCAAGCCGTTGGGAACGTTTGGAGATTAGGACATGACTATACGTCTGCTAATTTCCGTCTCCGCGCGAGCAGAGTGACTCATGAATAAGATGTCGGCAAAACTAGACATTGACTCGGATAGAAAAATGATGAAACATATCCAGTAGATAGAGTTTGACTCGTAACGTCGGCAAATTCTTGAATCGTCTCCAATTCCATAGTCAAACTCTCCTTCAAGTCCCCGTCGGAGGATACAGGGATAAAATACTCCTCTTCCGGACTCCAACTCGCTTATGCCGTCTCGCGCTCCTATAAGACCAACAAGCCCCTTTGTTCTTGCTTAATACGTCGTATCTCTCAATGTAACTGCAGCCTCGTTATGAAACGGGAATGCTATTTGATCGGCGACAGCGTATCTCAAAAGAATCTCTCCGGCCAAGGATGGTCCAATCGGTTTTGGGTTTAGCTGCCGCGCCCCTTTTACTCGCGACAAGGGGATGAATCCGAAAATTCACTAGGGTTCGTATCCAAGCGGGTTTGCCGCCGTTGCCGTTGACGTTGCAATGAATGAGACTGGGATGGATAGAAATCGGAAGGGATAGTTGTCAAAGCGTTGATTATAGACAAATATTGTTCTTTCCATCCAAGCGCGAGTTCTGAGATTTGCATTGCCTTTGTGTCCGTCTCTTGTCGTCGTGTGTTGCCTCGATATTAAATGTAGTTATGTATATTAAGAAAGTTTCCTTACTTGTAGCATCCGCTTAACAAATTCGTATTAACTTATAGTCTACATCTAATAAATTCAAATACTCACAGTGGGAAAGTATTCCCCTTTTCTCAGTCATTCATGGCGACGAGTTTGTAATGCAGGACAGGTTTGTTCATACTACTTTTCAATCAATGTGCTGTTGACTTGTTTGTTGGTTTGCTTCCAGTGGACCTGTTGAGCAAGTAAAAGCAAATAATCCTTGTGAAACTGTGTCTTAGGTTTTCTTGATGCTAGTCGTTATGTTGTCCTGCGGGTTGTCCCCTGAACAACGTGTCAACGGCCTGGTTGATGTGAATACCCGTCAACTCAGTATCAGAAACAAAATATCAGTGACAGCCAAGGGTCGCGGTCTCTGTATATCAACGAAAGGGCGCTTAGGTTGGGACTTGCTCTCTACACGTGAAGTTGATGAAGTGTGGATTTTGGAGGGGTGCCTGGTTCCTTGTCTGCTACGGCCTACAGCCAATGGACGATATCTCTTGTTGGGAGAAGCGTATGTTCATGGTATCATGTATGGAGAGGCTTTAAAGGTTTGGATCTCGACAAACTTGACCCGGTCATTATTGTCTAGTCTAGAAACTCCAGTATACTTTATCAGTTTATTAAGGGCATTTGAACTCAGTGGAACACACTCAGTTGGTTTATCGCGGTGTTTCTGCAGAAGGTCCAAGTCGCTAAATGGTAAAAGTGAGATTGGACAAATGTTGTAGGTTCCTTAGCACTTCATAGGGTGAGGAAATCCATTACTGGCAGGCTATACATTGGACGGCAGATAGATCACATTGCCAAACCGCATATATGGCAATCCAAGCCAATACGAGAAGCTGATCCGAAGCTTGACAATTAGAAACAGTGTCAATCGTCTAGGAAACCACCAAATTGCTCATCTAGAATGTCGAACTCTGGCTCCGAGTCCTCCTGAGTCGtttcgccatcatcatcccatgCCGCATTGCCATCCAGTTTCATTGTTTTGCCAGTCAACACATCTAGCGACCGTGTATCAAATCGTGGAAGGGTTTGAGTCAGAATCCTTATGGTTTTAGGGGATGCCATTCGAGTTACAAGAGCCTCCGCCTGTTCCCGTATGTCCGCTTTCAATTGAGTCCACCCCCCGCCCTGAGAACCGCATTGTTGAGAGTGAGACGCTGACGTTATGCCCGGCAGATCTGGAAGCAGACTCAATTTGACGACCACCGTACTTAACCGTAATTTACTATCGAGATCTTGAGTTTTCAATACCTCAGGGCAGATACTGCGCATCCATAAGTGAAGGGTTCTAAGagtgggaagaagagcagcGATAGATGGGCAAATGTGACGTTCGTTCCCTTGCTCCAGAGAGGTGCCAGATAGGTCCAGCACCAAAACGCTCAGATTTTGC
Proteins encoded in this region:
- a CDS encoding peptidase S8/S53 domain-containing protein, producing MKLTTALFGFTGLVGLALSQAIIKNSGVDSAAVVPDSYIVMYKSNMKSGSKQKHEHTITSKAKTKGKEGVIENINFGGFQGYIAEIPASELKDVINSDLVAYIEKDTVVNITAAAAFPFGPLTKRAYINQQRAPWGLARISHAPNPNSPGFDSSYYYDTTAGAGTNVYIIDTGIRITHKEFSDGRATWGANFISGSPNTDEYGHGTHVAGTIGGKTYGVAKSCQMLAVKVLDKTGSGTMAGVIQGLQWTVKNAKARGVTKKAVINMSLGGYYTAAVNVAVKAATDAGLTVVVAAGNSNDDASYYSPASAPSAITVGAVEASNYRTAWSNYGSLVDIFAPGSGVLSSWHLSDSGSRYLSGTSMAAPHVAGLAAYFISKEGIRGSAAVTQRILSAAIPNVVSDPNGSNNRLAYNAGGA